The Theobroma cacao cultivar B97-61/B2 chromosome 2, Criollo_cocoa_genome_V2, whole genome shotgun sequence genome includes the window TGCTACTGCTCTCTTTTCAGGttgattttattcattttatgaAGTTCTTTTTTCCCTCCTTTGCTTGGTTATTAATTGCTGGGACATTATACCAACTTTCGTTTTCACTCTTTCCTTCCCCTCCACAGTTCACAAGCACTCAAAATTTAGTAACTGCCACACACTTTGTACATGCTTGTTGCATTTGGATGCTATTTTCACCTTGCAATGtctaagatttttttttccttactACAATTACagtgatttttgttttcatcttcccaaaaattaaaacatgtttATTGACTAATATCTTGGATATTTTACTCTTTCTTCTCTAACACATACACACCCTTGCACCTCCGCCTGATGACTTCTTCTGTCACATGCTATATACTTGCTTTGTTGCTATTTGATTATGCTATCTTTATTTTCCGATGTCTAATTTATTGGAGGAGAATATATTGGAATTTCCATTTCTTACAAAAGTTTATCTGATTATTCTGACTTGATGCAGATTCCACGTGCTTTCTGAATTTGATGAAGCCAAAAGAAGTTGTCGCAGGCGTTTGGCTGGGCATAATGAGCGACGGAGGAAGAACTCCACTGAATCTCATGGGGAAGGCTCAGGCCGCAAAGGAACAGGCACCCAGTTGAAGGATATGATCTGTGGGCAGGTTGATGATAGGGGAAGGATTAAGTTGACTATTCAAGAAACTTCCACGTACGAACAGTTTCAGATCAGATGAGATCTAATTGTTTGCTCTGCAGCATATATGCTCTCTCTCTTCTGTCATTGTAGGGATGTAATGCTAGTCATATTATCATTCTGTATTATATATGTACTGCAGATCTGTATATAGGTCAAATAGAAGAGGCAACAGCAGTTTGGCATCCATTTATTGGTGCAAGAGTTGCTAGTCATGGCTCTAGCTATATGCAATATATGGCTTAACTACATAACTCATTTATGCTGCTGGGTTAGAATATTGTTGCATGTACTGCCTTGACCATCATCATGCCCTTTAATGTTATATATTGTCATtatagttgatttttttttttaatcatgtGAAAATGAACTTGTCTTGAAGAGAATGGAGTCATGGATACATTTTGCATCTATGTTTAGTAGTTTGTTAAGAGTGCTTGAACATTTATTCTTCTTTGTTACTAATTCAGATATTTGTTCACTCATACTATTTTGCTATTAACTGATTCCATGGTCTAGAACTGGTAGCCGATTCCAAGGTTTACAGTAGAATGATTGATTGTGCTTCTAATAACATTTGGTTACACCTGCCTAAGGGAGAAGTATAAGGTAATTATATGCAAATTATTCTGTTTCTATTATCTACAGTCTTAACTCTTCTTGGTAAGAGGATGAAGGGAAGGGTTAGTGGTTTACCAACCAGAGATTTTCTATTGTTTGAGGAACTTCAGATGCtgttgaaatttgtttttagCTTTCGTCTTACTCAATGTAAATATAAAGCTCATATAAGTGCAAATGCATTTCTGTAATCTTACAGCTGATGGTGATGGAATTGTGGTATTCCTCCCCAAATTCAGCAAATGACATGGGCATCCATACTCTGCATTGCAGTATGAGATGTCAGGGATGATTAAGAttgtaaaatttcttttgtatGGATTTCCTTTTCCCTTTATCTCCTCTTTTGCAAGCTAGATTCGGCATGTAACAAGATGTAATTCTACTCTAAAACTCATTCCTTGATTCTGGTTCTACCTATATATGGTTAGGTGCCCGTGTTGGAGAAAACAATGAGGGAAATGCTGCTATTTCATTTAGACAAAGATGCCTTCACGggtacattttttttttctttgaaaggCATAGTTTTATTACTTAAAGGTCTGGCAAGAGGAGACTTACAAAAGAGGGATCAAGCATGCCATGAATAATAGTAGCAGGCTACAAAAGGATAGAGGCCTGCTACGTTCTGAAGTTAAAGTGAAGTGAAACAGAGCATGGAAGCATTTTAAGACATCAATGAAACAGTGACATCAACTGAGCAAATAAACTCCAGAAATAACCAACTGAAAATGAGCATTTTAATCACCTTTCTCTGATGGTTCTGAAAGTAGGATCTGAAGTTTGAAGCTCTTATCACCGCCTGCCTTGGCCAATCCGCCTGCCAAGGTATGGGCTTCTCGTATGATGTTGTTGAAGGAGATCCCTACACTGTTGAGTAGGTAAACCTCAAGGGCATTCAAGATGTTCTTCATCCTCCACGGAGCTTTATTATGGTTGTTGACCCAGCTAATGGCATTCAAAGAGTCGCTCTCGTGGATAGCATAGAATTCAGCCAAGTTAGAGTCCTCTGTGCCAGTGTTTTCAGAATAGATGCCAAGAACGAAGCGCATATGGTCCCTGAATATCATCCCAAGAAATGACTTCCAAGTTTCATCTGTTATAATCACAATCATTTTAATAGTTAGTAGCAAAGACTTTCAAGTGAAATTTAGAAGATGACAGGGTTACTCATGATTCAATGTGCCTCTGATATCTACTTTTTTAGGAGGACGAAGGTAAATATTGCTGTCAAACAACACACATGGCAAACTTAATGTCACGGGAGGAAACTTCCCAGTATAAGCAACCACTTGGCTTGTCTTGAGGTGGAGGAGTTATTACCTGTCATGTGTGTGTTTTTgacatgttttgtttttttaagtttCTGATTTCGGTTATTCACGTTTCTTGTAAGCCGTAACTTGTAAGAGCGTATGGCACTGCTTACATTGTTATCATCGCAAGAAATGACTTCCAAGTTCCACCTGTTATAATCACGATCATATTTAACATGCCTACAGCTCTGCTACATCTGCTTTGGTCTCTGTTTGTCACAACAAAGAAATGATTGGGAATGACTTTCTATAATTGATTACTGTCTGACTAGTTTTACTCGGCCATCGGCCATCACCCATCAGTTTTGCTTGCAGAACTTGCTGGGTATATGTTTGCTATAGCTAGACAGATAGTGCATCATGCACTTTTCTTTCCAATCCTTTCTAACATTCCTTAATAGCATGTCTTGGGTTATCAAATCATAGAAGCTAATCCATGTCTCTTTAATAagacagaaaagaaaaagctgatTATTTCTGTGTAAAATCACTATTTTTATGAGTCCAACAGAGGGGCAGGTGGGCAGGCTTGGAGTATGGCCACGCCGCATCTGCTATGGCCAATTTTTGCCGCTTCAATTTAGTGTAGCATAAACAAAGTTACAACATGTTAATGTTGAGGAAACCTGGACtgctttttgggttttggttctATCATCCAACGTAGTAGTAGCAATTGTTCGACTGAAACGATTAGTATAAAATAGGGTGCGGAGTGTGGACTGTATGTACAGATGAGCCATGAGATCCCACGTCATTCATagcttttaattttgttttcttcataATTTTGCCTGCATGCGTGCCTAGCTGCTTGCCAAAACTCAAAAGTGCTTTCCCATTTTCCACAccgaaagaaaaataaaagtgcGTTTTTCCACATTTTTcatgatttgtatttttggtATTAATAAAAAGAACTAAAAATTTAAGGATGAGTTTCACTTATTTTTAGTTCTCTTTTGTGATAATATTGTTTTCATGAATATTGCATGCTTATTGCTTCCTCACATTGATAgttgcccttttttttttttttctgtaatTATTGTTGTTGccattttaatgaaataaaaaacaaaatacagaactatttactaaaaaaagatttttctaATTGGCAACAGTGATATCCTAATGGAAAATCATGAAAATAggcaaaattaaaaaaacttcaCAACGTTAAGTCATATGAGGAAGGAGCTAATATTAAATTAGTTACTTTtctataaaatgaatttgaaatgattgaTTAACTATTATTAGTTAATATGTCATTTgctattttatataatgtggTGTTGACATGATATATATCGACATGTCATAGTAGATGATTACATGACATGATGATATGgtcatttgatattttttatttttttacatcaATGTCATATCAGTGTTAAATAAGCACAGAATGACAACgtacattttgattaatgacaatcaattaattattagttataaaaattaaaaatgaaaatatataaacttaattaaatgtaataaaagattaaagatttatttaaaattttctaaatcgtttaaagattttttttaaatattatgtcatttgaaataaacaactcaattatgtataatatgaattaaatagtaaaattttttatttaaaaaaatagatttaaacttaattgttaaaaaaacCAATGCAacatgcttttttttttcttttttctttcttttttttatttttgatcacGATTgatattttgaataataatagttaattaatcattaattataagaatttatttgattaaaataaaaatatatatactagATTCAAcataatcaaaaattaattaattaattaatttttttaatgattaaaattttttaaaaatattatgccAACTTATTTTAACATAGAAAGGTTTAACCCTAATTTTAGAAACCTCTATAATcgttttaaagaaaaggaaaaagaataaaatgacCGAAGCAGGCCATTTGAGAAGAGTAGAGATAGAGATAGAAGGCCGCCCACCGAGCCAACATGTGCTCTTCTAACAGCTGATTCTGATCtcttcttaattaattaaatataaacattattAGAGCCTTGGCacagagaggaaaaaaaaatagaagaaaagaaaagggcaGTAGTAGCTAAATCTCTCCCCaactgtttctttttctttttatcgaCCCatacaaaaagagaaaaaaaaaaaaaaccaactgAACAATCTCTGGGTCGTCTTCCTCTTCTTCGGCTGGGTGTCTCTggtagaaaaggaaaagggcGGAGAATCGAGACAGCAAAGGCATCAATGCCAGCCCAGAAGCGGTCATTGCCAGAGAATCTCGACGATGAAGAGTCCAGCCTTCATCACCAAAGCCTCTCCAAGCAATCTCGAAACGAAGAAGACCAACACAAACCTGAAGATGAGACAACGCAActggaagaagaacaagagcCCGAGCCAGAGCAAGAGCAAGAACAACAACAATATCATAAACACGACCCAGATGACGAAAACCACCAAGTACAACTCCAAGGCGACAAcgaagatgaagatgaagaagatgaagatggTAAcgtccttttcctttttactaTTTTCATATGTAGGTCGATGCATAGTTGGAAACACGTGTTTTGAAGTTGATTGCGATTGTTGGATTCTGTTTTCTCAGATTCTGATGGAAGCCAATCTTCTACTTCTCAAGAGAAACCCGAgtactctttctctctctttttctgccaataatttttttttcattttttcttttgctttgttgtcgttaataaattttgaatccaGTTTTAGCTGCATAATTAGCTTTGGCTCTGCTTTTGTAGTTGGGTGTGCTGcgattttgttttctttattttttaaggaGCCTGTATTATGTTTTGGGTGGTTTTAGCtgttaaaaagaaagggatATGCGTTTTATTTGTTGGGTTTTTATGTTAGTCGCTGTATGGCATTGTGTTTTGTGATTTATTTCTTCATCGTTTAGTCGATTGCATTTTGCATGTCAACGATCCGTGTCCTGTGCTGTCCATGCTCGTAACCACATAAAGCTGGAAAATACTGAAATTTGTTCTTGTTATTGTCTTTATTGGTGCAGGGTCCTATGTTTATCAAGTAAAAAACTTCGCATGCTCGTTACCAACTTGTAGAAATACTAGCTTAACATGTGCTTGTGTACTTGTAGTTGGTTGCCTTCTACCGTCCATAATGTgcttgatttattttaaaccaaATCACTTTTATCTTTGATTCtggatttattttttgttctttttccctCTTATTTCACCCTTGATTTTTGGTGTTCCATTATGTGATATGTGTTCAACTCCATGGAATCTGATAAAACCTTAATAAGTCACTAGCCTAACTTTGCTAAGCAGTGAGTCACAGAGTCATATAGCGGTACTGGGGTGGTGCCTACATGCCTGgtcttttaaattttcttcaaataaTATCATCTCAGTAAAATACTACTAccaattttattgatttggtgctGATGGCTCTGTGAGCAAGAAAGAAAGTAAGAGTGGAGACAATCTAGTAGGGTTTTAAAAAGTAGTGTTCCATTTTCAATTCTAGCCACCAATAGGAATCAGAGGTTGGGTACTAACTTACAATGAAAGGGAGTGTTGTCTTATGTACAAACCATAATATTTGaccattcttttctttgttagtTTAAGTactatatattaatatatatagaaCATGTGAGGATTCTTTTACTGAGTAGATTTAGGGCTTGCTTGTATTTCTTACACCCTTAATCTGTCTAGATGCACACAAAAATAacaccttttttctttttgttttctcataGTGTTTTCAGAATAATTGTAAAGTGTCAGTTGACACTTTGGGATTTCCTTGCTCATTATGGCATTTTACTTATATGATTGCTTGGAAACattcattttacccttttaaaGTAGGTAAACCCAGCTCTTCAAACCCATCCAGTGCAAATATTCTTGTAGTCATATATTTACTTGCTTCACATTGATTGGAATATTTTCTTATCTTGATGATAGCAATAGATGTATTTCTCTGCTGGCATGCTTGCTGCCAGCTTCAAGCACATGCACTGAATTTTATATTGCAACTTATATCTATTAAATGACTTGATAGAAAGTTCTAATAACATTATATGTTTTTCTTCCAGATTTGTCTTTGTGGAACTTCCAGAAATTCGCAAAGATGTTCAATGTCCAATTTGTTTAGGTAATATTTACTTCAATTTCCTATCATTCGATATTTTTTCTTCTGGTATTTCCATTGAATGTGTCTGGTTAGGAGTTGGGATACATGTATAATGTGAGTGTAATGTatctttatgaaaaatattgtATTTGTTTACATACTGTGGAGGTCAAACCCATGACCTTTTTAAAAGTTTGAATCCTATTAGCATAAATCTTTATTGTGAGCATACATTGTTATTCAATTTTGcttttcaaaatcatataaaCCATCACAAGGGCAAGAGGCAAATTGATTGTTGTGTGTTTTATACACATATTGTAGtattaattaacaaattgtGTCTTATTTACCTGATATCTATGTAAAACAGAGAGGtttctttcttaaatgttTAAGATTCATGTTGAATTTTTCCAGTTGCAATGTCTGATGGTGATCTTCTTTTTTGCTTGGTTTTTGTACAATTCAAATGTTGTCTTCCCCCTCTCTCTAGCTTGTGCTGAAGTTAAAATGAGGCTTTTTGTGTAACTAAAGATGAATTACCAGAACAAATCCAC containing:
- the LOC18608740 gene encoding uncharacterized protein LOC18608740, with the translated sequence MIVIITDETWKSFLGMIFRDHMRFVLGIYSENTGTEDSNLAEFYAIHESDSLNAISWVNNHNKAPWRMKNILNALEVYLLNSVGISFNNIIREAHTLAGGLAKAGGDKSFKLQILLSEPSEKDHILQLGACSFAA